The genome window GTGCCGTAGAAGTTTTTTTCTGCGTTTATACCTACTTGCTTATTTATGACTGTTATGActcaattaagtatattttcACAACGTAATGCGCTGTATAGTGTTGGCAGCACGAAcattagtaagtacctacttatttcgcAATTAATCAACGACATCGGCGGATTTCGTCACTTAAGTTACAAACGGAGTCATCGGCTTAAGATCATTTCCGGTGAAGCCAACTACAATCTTTCgtatatgatatctatttcaatttacacaatcaaaattaataatttgtatttttaaaagatTAGGGGGATTAAGTGAAACTTAACTTATTTTGCACACTAGTGCGGGAAATAGCTCTTTCGGTGCCTATGTCGGAAGCTAAAAGGTTCCTGTACATGTACATGTACTGTCTATGTATTACTACTCTATGATACTAGTATATAAGAGCTGTATTCACCCATATATAGGATTGCAATAAACGTCCTAAAGATAACTAGTCGTTTCGATTACTTCCCACATTGcactttaatttttaattttatccacACCATACAGTTGTCGGATCGGAGACTGCATTCTCCAAGACATCGTCGCGTGAGCCACATGTGATGAGGCAGGTGTTAAGgccttataaataaatgatctaattaaaaacaattgaagtttgaattttttttattatccacACCGTAGGTACACTAGTCTGATGCCATTCCATTCTTCAAGATACCGTCACATGTTTCACTTCTGGTGGCCTTGATCCAACACGGAGGCACACGTAAGGCCATAAATAAACCAGCTTGTTTAAGGGAATCGAAGACTATTTGTTTTTAAGTTATGTACCTACACCATACACTTGACGGATGTCACTACATTCCTCAAGACACCGTCACGTGATATACTTGCGGTGGCCCTGTTCCAAGTTTCCAACACGGGAGCGACACTTAAGACCCTATAAATAACCCAGCTAgtttaaaatattcaaaattctCAATGTTCttttaagttaaataaataaaataaaataaaaagcctgTTTATTCCGAAACCAAAGaccttaaaaatataaaaaataaattaaagtacttaaaaaaaaaataatttggtttggACCCCTTtcgggtaaaggcctcctccagctccaGCCATCTGTCTCTGGTTTTTGCCACAGTTGGCCAATCTGTGGCTATTTTGCAGAGGCCGTCCGACCATCTTGCGTTGGGTCTACCGTCTCTCCTCTTGCCACTAGGGCCCTTCCACATGGTAGCGATTTTTGTCCACCTATCTGCGTGCATCCTGGCTACATGACCCGCCCACTTCCATTTTGATTTTAAACTATATTCTAACGCATCAATTATTTTGGTTTTCGCCCTTATGTCTTTGTGTCTTATCTTTTCCTTGAGCTTTATTTCCATAATGTTGCGTTCTATAGCCCTTTGGCATGACGTGATCTTATGCCTTGCCTTCTGCGTATATTTCCAGGTTTGGCTGTCTTTTAAGTTAGCCACCTCATAATTCACTTGACGGATTACATTCTCCAAGACACCGTCATATGTTCCGCTTGTGGTGGTCTTGCTCCAATACGGGGAGGAATCCTAACAAACCCTATAAATCAATCGACTTTTTTTCGACCATCAAAAAAAATCGACTTTTTTAAAGTTATCCACACTTGACGCATGCCACTACAGAACGTCGCGTGTTCCACCTCTGGTGGCCTTGCTCCAAGACGGGGGCGACACTTAAGTCCCTATAAATAGCCTACCTTGATTGACACCTACACCTACCTTGGTCAAATCAGCCGCGAATAGGAAGTGATGCAACGGATTCGAGAATTCAATCTTATTATAgaacatttaaattatttacagaTCAGCAGACCATGTAACAATTTTGGATTGTCTATGACCATTTATGGAACAGCGCGAAATTGTGTCTTTATACTAGgacatgattgtcgcgagagtagGTATGTCGCCGCAACATAGATCACACGTCGTGATTGTCtaaaatatagtaaaaatatGTCGCGAAACATAGCATAAGGTAGGTACGTAATTCAATTTAacgtatgtaagtataaattaaatacgaaTAGATTCGCTTTCTTTACGATGAAAGAAGACCCTGCTTTTTAATTGCAAGCATATTTtattaaagtaaaaattaaataaattgattaaaatgacaaattatcgaatcaactttttgaccgacagTGTCTCTGGCGTTACCAAGAAATCGAACTTGTAATAAAAAAACAGTTTATTGGGTGTAACAGTTGAGGCCTTTAACGTTTTATAAATACACCATTTTCAAAAATACGGACATTGAGACATTGCCGTAGTCAAATGCAATGAATATACTAATGCTATGAATCTACGATGAATCGCTACGCCGTACTCCGTAGACAACATTCATAATGTTCAATGCGTGGGTTTAGATTTGGTACTTTACATTAGATTACCTAATCGAGATGTAATCGTTCACTACGCGTCATTTTAACAAATTCGAAAAGCTTTCAGAGAAGACAAATGCACTAGAATGTTTACTCAAATATACCTCTAGGTACTAAATTTAATACCCTTGTTTATAatacaaattatattatattattagcgATAAAACGATTGTTATTAATAAGTATGTAACGAAAAAAAGCTTGTTATGCTATTAGTGTTATTACCAATTTTACTACAGATATTATGTATCAGAGTGAACAGATGAGTTGATGAACATCACatcattatatatttttattgataaacaACTTGAAGTTTATGTCCCGCAATTTATACAAGTTTATTTACATACCTCTACTATACATGTTTGTTAAGATTACTGTGCATAGTCTAACGTTatcatatttttaattcgtgATACAAACCAATATTGTATAACAAATTCGTAgcgtaaaataataattataacaaatATCTATCTGACACAATTAGCTCTACAAACAAAACGTTAAAAACTTCCTTCCGACATCATAGAAAAAGTCACAAGATCTATTATTGTCTTCATAATAATCATCAATCAATCACCTGTGCTGGTCTGGGCGGGCGGGGGTCTCGCGCGGGCGGCGGGccgtgcgcccgcgccgccgcgccgccgccagtcCGCGCGCGAGCGAGCCCGCATGCCGCCACGCCAGCGCACCGCCGCGACGCATCAAAATGCCACTTTACTCCGATCACATATCGAACATGTATTACAGTGGATCCTCATCCTATAGTGCCCCTTACAGTTACGGATCAAAAACACCAATAGGATCGTCATACAGTGCATCATACCTTAACCCCGGATCGAACTATAGTAACCATTCCTCCCTCGGAGGGTACACCCGCCCTCAGGTCAGCTCGAGATGGATCACTAGCAGCGGGAGGACTTACTCTCCTATGCTCAGCACTATATCGGAAAGGAACACATCGAGTCCTTCAAGGGTAAGCAGTCCTAGGAGAATACCAAGTTACAAAAGGAGTTACGTTCCCTCCAGCTACACTCCGCGACCGATAAATATCAACACGGCTGATATTGACGTGTCAAGAAACAAATATCGACCTAAGACGGAAAGTCCGCCGCCACCTCCGGCCGAAGCCCCGACTGTAGATAATGAAAATGGGCCCTTTATGCCACGAATTGATGGTAAGCCAGAAACTGGCATAGATTCCTCTCCTGGAGAACTGAGGAGTACTATAAAACGAGGTCGTACTGTAGTACGACTGCATACAATTAAGAGGAAAGACAGAGATTCACCTCGCAAACCTTTAGACGGATCACAGAAATCAAGTTCCGAAGAACGTGACAAAAGTGAGTCTGTGGTAGATAATGCTTCCGCTAAAGACCCGGAATCAATGAAATGGAGAGAAAAGCTTTCGGAAGACTTaatatataaagataaaaaagaaaagaaaacaatAGGTGCCAAATTGATGGAAAAATTCATTGTCAAAGATAATAATGATAGTGATATTGAATTAGCAagtgataataaaaataaagaagaaaCATTAAGTGCACCACAAGCACCTCATTCTAGCACGAGTAGATCACCTACCCGACGGTGCTCGGTGGAGATCTTAGCCGAACAAGCCAATGTCTTGGACTCCTTAATAAGAAATGAAAATTTAAGTACTGCAACTTTAGATTTAAGCAAAGTTGGGACAGAGGAACCCGTTGGCGTTTTGGAAGGTCAAAGTAACCCTttgaaaacgacaaaatcagaCAATTCCTTACATGATCGGTTTAGAAAGTCTAGAGATTCTAAAGAACTTAAGAATTCTTTAAAAAGACGCAGTTTAAAAAGGTCGTCTTCAAGTGGTAGACTTGATTCTATCACTGAATTTCCTCGAGAGGCTTTATGTTCTTTACCATCTATTGAAGAAAATAGGTCATCAATAAAATATGAAAGTACAAAACCAAAACCCAAGTTAAAAGCAAAAATAACCGGTACAGTGGAAGTATCTCCACCAACTAGTCCTATGAAATTTAAAGTTGAAGAAGTTGTTGTAGAGGAAAAACTTCGTCCTTTGAAAAAAGAAATTTCATTTAGCAGTAGTGTTGATTCCAGTTTTGATGATTGTTCGAAGAGTGCGAATAGGTCAATTACTAATGCATTGCGTAAAAGTAGAATGCGCTCTTCTAT of Leguminivora glycinivorella isolate SPB_JAAS2020 chromosome 5, LegGlyc_1.1, whole genome shotgun sequence contains these proteins:
- the LOC125226745 gene encoding uncharacterized protein LOC125226745 — encoded protein: MPLYSDHISNMYYSGSSSYSAPYSYGSKTPIGSSYSASYLNPGSNYSNHSSLGGYTRPQVSSRWITSSGRTYSPMLSTISERNTSSPSRVSSPRRIPSYKRSYVPSSYTPRPININTADIDVSRNKYRPKTESPPPPPAEAPTVDNENGPFMPRIDGKPETGIDSSPGELRSTIKRGRTVVRLHTIKRKDRDSPRKPLDGSQKSSSEERDKSESVVDNASAKDPESMKWREKLSEDLIYKDKKEKKTIGAKLMEKFIVKDNNDSDIELASDNKNKEETLSAPQAPHSSTSRSPTRRCSVEILAEQANVLDSLIRNENLSTATLDLSKVGTEEPVGVLEGQSNPLKTTKSDNSLHDRFRKSRDSKELKNSLKRRSLKRSSSSGRLDSITEFPREALCSLPSIEENRSSIKYESTKPKPKLKAKITGTVEVSPPTSPMKFKVEEVVVEEKLRPLKKEISFSSSVDSSFDDCSKSANRSITNALRKSRMRSSIRRKTDLESNGPSPEPDDGNFWDKIGKRETVYLLKRKQNIEDAREKHRRALFWFPEDEASSANEEFFEPPGVIDIENTAKQQEANNINASDVSVEGSILPKSELPLSDLNSNVLLTNPEIKPDDQQSSLLDPKKVKENFTKQNSETICHDVKEPLLAECNSEVKEEKSNTASLTVVNKSDVKKTNEVNVSAQVPQIPKSEDIISKVEKAPQKSTDPVLPYKKNSKEEVHLQKNIVSVMDTKSNKPEDEKIIKTKDAFISKPNQTDIAVLDKNKEKDSKKESSIEVKTEEKICPIHGKKEKIISQNETNVVSPKAKNTESPKSSKIVDKPSSSLSKIEVVPPNVETKQY